A segment of the Bdellovibrio bacteriovorus genome:
AGCACTGACCCAGTCCCCTTGCGGAATGAACCCCATCCAGGCACAACCGACGACCCCAATTAAAGTAAAGACCATGCAAAAGAGCTTTTTATAGCCCTTCATGTCCGCGATAACGCCCAAAGTGGGACTTAGTAATGCAATTGCCAGACTTGAAACAGAAATGGTGACACCCAGACGGGCCGTGGTCACAACAGCGTCAGTGCCGACACTCCAATATTGCTTAAGAAAAACCGGAAAAAAGGCGGCCATGACCGTCGTGGCATAACCACTGTTGGCCCAGTCATAAAAGGCCCAGCTAAGGATTTTCTTTTTCTGATTTGGATTCATGCTTCCCCCGCGCTTCAAAGAAAACACGGAACGCGGAAGAACGGAAGAAGAAAATCAGCGCCAGCAAAGTCATAACAAACATCAGACTTGAAAGCGCATTGAGCTTGGGGCTGACCCCCAGTTTCATCGCCGTGTAAAGCTTGACTGGCAGCGTATCCTGCCCCACACCGTTCACGAAATAGGTGATCAGAAAATCGTCAAAGGACAGCAAGAAACTTAAAGCCCCGCCACCGATGATCGACGGCACCAACAGCGGCAACACCACCGAACGATAGGTCTGCCATTCGGTGGCGCCAAGATCACGGGCGGCATCCTCAAGGCTGCGATCCAGCGTTGCAAGCCTTGCCCCGACAGTCATCATCACATAGGAAATACTGAAGCTGACATGGGCAATCACGACGGTTGTCAGCCCCAGCTCAAACTGCAAAATAAAGAACAACGACAAAAGCGACAGCGCAAAAACAATCTCTGGAAACACCAGAGAAACCACGGACAGCCCCTCGACAGCCCAGCGCCAGCCTCCGGCAGAGCGGTACAATCCCACCGCCGCACTGGTGCCAATCACAGTCGAAAGAAGACTTGCAATCACGCCGACAAACACACTGTTTTTCAAGGCATCCATCAAAGCCTGATCATTCACGACTTCAGCAAACCAGCGCAGGGTCCAGTTCCAGGAATCCGGCGTCTTTTCAATCAACGCCCCCAGAATCATAACCAGAATCGGTGTGTGCAGCAAAAGCAGCGTCACCCACAAAACAATCTTCGCTAGTGGGGGCGCCTGAGGACGGCTTCGTTCAATTGCGGGCACGGCGCGCCTCCCACATTCTGAATACCAACGCCAACACCAGCAAAAGCACCATCATCAGCACAGACAAGGCAGCCCCGAAAGGCCAGTCACGGGCTTTCAAAAATTGCTCGGTGATCAGGTTTCCATAAAGCATGTTCTTGGCGCCGCCCAAAAGATCGGGAATCACGTATTCACCCAATGAAGGAATAAACACCAGCAAGGACCCCGCCCACAGAGCTTTTTTCAGATTCGGCAAAATCACCGTAAAAAGAATTTTCCAGACATCCGCCCCCAGATCCTGAGCGGCCTCCACCAAAGAAAAATCAAATTTTTCAAATGCCCCATACAGCGGCAAAACCATAAATGGCAGATAAGTTGTGATCATTCCGTAAAGCACCAGCCACTTGTTCTGGGTCAGGGCAAATGCATCAAAGGGAATTCCCAAGAACGTCAGCCCGGCCTGAAGCGGCCCCTCGGCCCCGACAAAAAGTCGGATGGCGTAAATACGAATCACCAGATTGGTCAGAAATGGCAGAACGATGGCCATCAGATAAAGCTGGCGCAAACGCGTGGAAGAGGTCGCCATGGCCCAGGACACAAGAACTCCCAACACCAGGCAAAACCCCGTCGTAACAAGAGCCAGCTTGAAACTCTCGGCAAAAATCCCCAGGTAAGTCGGCGAAAAAGCCCGCACATAGTTGGCCATGGTCCATGACCATTCGACGCCACCATAGGTTCCGCGGGTTGCAAAACTCACCACCCCGACAATAATCAGCGGCAGCAGCACAAAGACCACAAACCACAAACCCACCGGCAGAAGGAACAGATCTCTTAATTTCACTTTTCACGCTCGCCAAAGACCATGGCGCGACGAACGTAGGCTTCGATGCTCATCCCCAGACGGATCTGATCCGGCGGCACGTTGATTTTACCTTTGATAAGACTGCCATCGCCCAGACGAATGGTGGCCAGGTCCTCACTGACCTCGACAAGCTCGCCCCGCAGCAGACTGGTGGATTCCACAAACTGAGAAGCAAAGATGGTTTCCGGATTTTCGTAAATCTCGCGCGGAGAACTGACTTGCTCCAAAACTCCCCGGCTCATGATGCCGATACGGTCTGAAAGGGCCAAAGCCTCTTCCTGATCATGAGTCACACAAATAAAGGTCAGCCCCAGTTTTTGCTGCAAGGCACGCAGCTCCTTTTGCATGTGTTCACGCATGCGGTAATCCAGCGCCGACAAAGGCTCGTCCAGCAAAAGCACGCGGGGTTCGTTCACCAGGGCGCGCGCCACGGCCAC
Coding sequences within it:
- a CDS encoding ABC transporter permease, producing the protein MPAIERSRPQAPPLAKIVLWVTLLLLHTPILVMILGALIEKTPDSWNWTLRWFAEVVNDQALMDALKNSVFVGVIASLLSTVIGTSAAVGLYRSAGGWRWAVEGLSVVSLVFPEIVFALSLLSLFFILQFELGLTTVVIAHVSFSISYVMMTVGARLATLDRSLEDAARDLGATEWQTYRSVVLPLLVPSIIGGGALSFLLSFDDFLITYFVNGVGQDTLPVKLYTAMKLGVSPKLNALSSLMFVMTLLALIFFFRSSAFRVFFEARGKHESKSEKENP
- a CDS encoding ABC transporter permease, yielding MKLRDLFLLPVGLWFVVFVLLPLIIVGVVSFATRGTYGGVEWSWTMANYVRAFSPTYLGIFAESFKLALVTTGFCLVLGVLVSWAMATSSTRLRQLYLMAIVLPFLTNLVIRIYAIRLFVGAEGPLQAGLTFLGIPFDAFALTQNKWLVLYGMITTYLPFMVLPLYGAFEKFDFSLVEAAQDLGADVWKILFTVILPNLKKALWAGSLLVFIPSLGEYVIPDLLGGAKNMLYGNLITEQFLKARDWPFGAALSVLMMVLLLVLALVFRMWEARRARN
- a CDS encoding ABC transporter ATP-binding protein, encoding MLELLNIGKSFSSQTALKGVNLSIGEGEFFSLLGPSGCGKTTLLRIIAGLESATSGQILLDGQRVDHLPAQKRPFNMVFQRYALFPHMSVGENIAYGLRLKGLGKDQIEAKVAEVLALVDMGEFRDRKPETLSGGQSQRVAVARALVNEPRVLLLDEPLSALDYRMREHMQKELRALQQKLGLTFICVTHDQEEALALSDRIGIMSRGVLEQVSSPREIYENPETIFASQFVESTSLLRGELVEVSEDLATIRLGDGSLIKGKINVPPDQIRLGMSIEAYVRRAMVFGEREK